CGTCCCATCCATATCAAACAGAAAGGCACGATAACGGCGGTTAAATACGGCTGAACCTCGGATGGACACTGCGCGGCTTCCTCTTGGGCTGTAACAAAATAATCGGCCAATGCAATCTACGGATCACTTTCTTGCTTGTAAACGTACTTCGCCGCCGACGTACCGCGCCAAGGAAATCACCGACCTGCTCCTCGAGACTTCCGGCCGCCAGCCCTGATCCCTGCGATGCAAAAGCACTGCATTACACACTTGTCATCATCCTGTTGGTGGGCTGTTAGTGGCGCCTCGTTACTGTGAACTCACCGCCACCACCTGGCAGCCACCCTTAAAGAGAGATATCTCCATGAAGCTGTTTATGCTCGGCTTTGCCGCTTTGCTCGCTACCGGTTCCGTGTTTGCCGCCGAACCCGTGATCCACGACAAAACCGGCTTCTTTGTCCACTTGGACGTCGCTAAAGTGCTGTCGAGCACTGACACCTACGGCCAGTGCGGCGTCGTCCCGGCGCAGTTCAAGTACCTGGACAGCCAGGGCCGCGAACATGTCTTGGACTACCAGGTCCTGGCCACCGGTTGCGCCAGTGACAATTGATCGGGCTACACTGGCGCCACGCATTGAGACAGAGCACTTCCCATGAACATTCTCGTAGTCGAAGACGAACCCAAGGCCGGCAACTACCTGCTCAACGGCCTCCAGGAGCTAGGTTACTCCGTCAGCCTGGCCCGTGACGGCGTGGACGGCCTGCACCAGGCCCTGGAAACGCCGTTCGATGTGATCGTGCTGGATGTGATGATGCCGAAAATGGATGGCTGGGAAGTGCTGCGCCGGTTACGCAAGGAGGCCGACACACCGGTACTTTTCCTGACGGCCCGCGATGACATTGCCGACCGCATCAAGGGCCTGGAACTGGGTGCCGATGATTACCTGATCAAGCCGTTCTCCTTCGCCGAACTGGTGGCACGCTTGCGTACCCTGACCCGCCGCGGCCCCAGTCGGGAGGAAGAACACCTGCAGATCGCCGATCTGCAGATCGATGTACTCAAGCGCCGCGTGACCCGCGCCGGCACGCGTATCACGCTGACCAACAAAGAGTTCGCCCTGCTGCATTTGTTCGCGACCCATCAGGGCCAGGTGCTGTCCCGTTCGTTGATCGCATCGCGGGTGTGGGACATGAATTTCGACAGTGACACCAACGTGGTGGACGTGGCCGTGCGGCGCCTGCGCCTGAAAATCGACGATCCGTTCCAGCTCAAGCTGATCCACAGCGTGCGTGGCATCGGCTACCGCTTCGATACCCAACCATGAACAAACGCCGTCATTATTCGATGACCCTTCGCCTGGCGCTGATCTTCGCCTTGCTCGCTTTCACCCTGCTGGCCACCTTGGGCGTGGCACTGTACCGCGAGCTGGAGCGCGAATTGATCATGCGTGACGATGCCGCATTGATTTCCCGCGTCGATCAGTTGCGCAACTTGCTCAACGACAGCAACACCCTCGACCTGATCAAGACCAAGCCCGAATTGTTCCAGAATATGCTGGGCAACCACGAGTCGGTATTGAGCATCGCGGCGCCGGGGCAAAAACCGCTGCTGCTGGTGAACCCGGGTAACATTGATCTGCCGTCCGTGCCCCCTGTCGCGAAAGATCACGCGCTGAGCCTTGCCGACGTGCACCATCTGCCCGGCGTGAACGGCGTACCTTTTTCCACCGTCGCCGCCTCCATCGGCTCCGGCGACCTTGGCAGCCTTCAAGTCACCAGCGGGCGCTTGATGACCGAACGCACCGCCGTGCTCGCCAGCTACCGGTTGAGCGTTTATATCCTGGCAAGCATCGCGGCAATCATCCTGGCCGTGGTCGGCTACCTGCTCGTTCACCGCGGGCTCCTGCCGTTACGGCGCCTGGCCCGCCACGCCCAGGGTATCGGCGTCGGCAACCTCGCCGAACGCCTCGACAGCCGAGGCGCGCCAAATGAACTGCTGCCGATGATTGATTCGTTCAACACCATGCTCGAACGGCTGGCCAAGGGCTTTGTACAACTGGGCCAAGTGTCCACCGACATGGCCCACGAACTGCGCACGCCCATCAATAACCTGCTGGGAGAAACCCAGGTCGCCCTGCAACAGAGCCGCAGCACCGAGAGGTACCAGCAACTGCTGGCGTCGAATGTCGAAGAGCTTGAACGCCTGGCGCGGATGCTCGACAACATGCTGTTCCTGGCCCGCACCGACCCGGCCAGCGCCCTGCGCCAACGCCAGGAACTCAGTGCGGCGGATGAGGTGGAACGAATCGCCGAGTACTTCGAAGGCTTGGCGGGCGACGTGGACATCAGCATTCGTGCCAGCGCAGAAGGCGTGATCTGGGCGGAGCCGATGCTGCTGCGCCGGGCTTTGGCCAACCTGTGTGCCAACGCCATCAAATATGGTGCGCCGGGCACCGAGTTGATGATCCAGGCGGTGCCCACGACGGAAGGCATCAACCTCAGAGTCAGCAACCGCGGCGAAACCATTGCTGCCGAGCATCTGCCGCGCCTGTTCGAACGGTTTTACCGGGTCGATGAGTCGCGGGAACGCTCGGCGCAGTCAAATGGGTTGGGGCTGTCGATTGTAGCGACCATCATGCAGTTGCATAACGGGCGGTACAGCGTGAGCAGTGACGCGGGGGTAACGTGTTTTGAATTGTTCTTTCCCAGGAGGGAGGACTGAACAGCCGGCACCAGAAGCCTGGTGTTATTTTGCAAAGATTTGTCTCTTAACGTTGGGCTGAGGCCACACTATTCTCGGTTCCCAAGCGGCTCAAGGCAGAGCCGTAACGGGAATAACGGAGATTCGAGAATGGAAATGCGATTAGGTTTACTGGAAAAGGGGCTGGCTGAAATGAACGAAAAGCTGATCACCGTTTCGAGCAGGGCAGACTCCATGGATAAGCACTTCGCTTCCAGGGCAGACCTGGCTACCACTGAACTGAATCTCATCAAGTGGTACGTGGCAACCGCATTCGCAATGACAGGTCTGGCCTGCGCCATTACCTTCGGGCTCACCCGACTGTTCGCAACCTGAGGTGAATCGGGCAGGTCAACTGACCTGCCCGCCCGCCTCTTTTGCATCCACGGCTGTATGCCACGCGGCCAGTACGGCCGCCTGCAATCCCGCCACCAACGTATGCAGCTCCATCGAGGGCCGCTCGGCCCCCGTCACCTGCTCCGGCAGAAGCGGTACGTGAATGAACCCGCTGCGCACGGACGTCCCGGCCAGGGCATGCTGCAACAGATAAAACACTTGGTTGCACACAAACGTCCCCGCCGTTTGCGATACCGAGGCCGCGACGCCCGCTTCGCGCACGGCCTTGACCATCGCCTTGATCGGCAGTGTCGTGAAGTACGCCGCCGGGCCGTCCGTCACGACTGCCGTATCAATGGGCTGCTCGCCCAGGTTATCCGGAATGCGGGCATCGTTGATATTGATCGCCACGCGCTCGAAAGAGATATCGCTGCGCCCAGGGCCCAGCCCGGTAGCAATTACCATGGCCGGGTGCAAGTCATCGATCAGTCGGGACAGGCACTCACCCGCAGTGGCAAACGCGCAAGGTAGGCGATGCGCAACAATCCGCACATCATCGTCCAACTGCACACCGTTCAGTTGGCGCACCGCTTCCCAGGACGGATTCACCGAATCTTGATCAAAGGGCTCGAAGCCCGTCAGCAGTAAAGTGCGCATTCTCGGCCTCACATCAACAGGTAAAGCAGGACAATATTAACCACCAGCATCATCAACGCCGTTGGAAGTTGAGCCTTGATCACTGCGTTTTTGTCCGGCAGCTCCAGCAACGCCGCCGGCACGATATTGAAGTTGGCGGCCATCGGGGTCATCAAGGTCCCGCAGTAGCCCGAGAACATGCCGATTGCCGCCATTACCGCCGGGTTGCCGCCATAGATACCCACCAGCACCGGCACACCGACGCCGCCGGTCATCACCGGGAACGCCGCGAAACCGTTCCCCATGATCACTGTAAACAACGCCATGCCCAGCACATAGACCATCACCGCCGCCAACTTGAAATCCAGGTTGATATAGGTAGTAGTAACATGGGCAACGGCCGTGCCGACCCCGGCTTCGTTAAACAACAAGCCGAGCATCGCTAGCATCTGCGGAAGCACCATCGCCCAGCCCAGGGCTTCGGTGAGGCGACGGGATTCGCGTAAGGCTTGCACCGGCGTATCACGGGTCAGCCAACAGGCCAGGCCCAAGGCGATCAGGCAGCCGATGCCAAGTGAGACAAAGGTAGTGTTTTTCGGGTCCAGCAGCGGTACGCCGCCGATCTCGGTGTGCTTGAGCAATACCGAGCCGATCACGGTGGTGAGGGGTATGGCCAATGCCGGGATAAACAGCTTATGGCCCAACCGACCGGCGCTGGCACGGGAATCCTTGTCGTGCAGCTCGGCATGCTTGCCACGACCGATGCCGCCCATACCGGCGATCAATGCCATCACCACGACGCCAGCCCCAATGGCCACCGACGGCAGCCGCTCGCCGATCAGGAACGGAACGGCGAACAATAGCCAGAACAGTGCACTCGACCAGCGCTTGGGATGGGTTCGGTCCATCAGGATCATGCCCGCGGTGATCAGCAGCAGGACCCCGGCCAGCCAGTACAGGTATTGAATCGAAATGATCATTGCGCGACCTCCCTTGGGGCGGCGGCAGGCGTCATTTCGCGGGTGAGCCATCGGTCAAACCGATGCAGGCGGATCGCATGGATGATAAATGCGCAAATTGCCGTCGGAATCCCCCACACCGCGATGTGCAGCGGATCCACATCAATCCCCGAGCCGAGCAGGAAGGTATGCATCAACGCGATCGCACCAAAAGCCACGAAGATATCTTCACCAAAAAACAGTCCGACGTTGTCCGTCGCAGCGCACATGGCCAACACCTTGTGACGCAATTTGTCCGGCAGCTTGCCGTAGCGTTTTTCCGCGGCGCCCTCGGCCATCGGTGCCAGCAGCGGCCTCACCATCTGCGGGTGTCCGCCCAGGCTGGTCAAGCCCATGGCGGCGGTGGATTCGCGCACAAACAGATACATGATCAACAAGCGCCCGACCGTGGCGCGCTCGAACCGTGCAATCCAGTTCTGCGCATGCAGGCGCAGCCCGTGGCGCTCCAGCAGGCCGATGACCGCGAGGGGCAACAACAGGATCAATTGCAGGGCACGGGTCTGAAGGAAGCCATCACCCATGGTGGCGAGGATTTTTTCCAGCGAGAAATGGGCGGCGAATCCGGTGGCGATAGCGGCGGCGGTGACCACCAACAAAGGATTGATGCGTAGAACAAAGCCAACCACGATCACAAGTACGCCGATCAACGGCCATAGGTTCACAACAGTTTGCATGGCGATGAGGTCCTTAAGTGCGCGCTGCGGCGCCATTACAGCAGGATGTGAACAAAGGGTTCACAGCAGGAGGTGGCGTGCAGTCGGCTCGGTTTTTTATTGTTGACCTGAAAGGTCGAGCGTCAGTGGCGGCAACTTTGCTGCCTGGGGATGGGAAGTGTCCAACAAGAAAAATTGTTGCTGCGAACCAATAAATTTTGTGGGTGATTGGACAGTGCGCACGTCATATAACGCGCCGTCGTTTTCGCAAGGAGACGCGCGACGAAGATCGAGTACTTGGAGGCGAGCGCCGAATTGGCGTTTTGAGGTGGGGGGTTTGCAAAAGTTTTGCAAATTACAGAAAGCAAAAAGGGGTCACCGTTTCCGGTGACCCCTCTAGACCGCCCAGCAGAGCGGATTTTGTTTGGTAGGCGCGATTGGACTCGAACCAACGACCCCCACCATGTCAAGGTGGTGCTCTAACCAACTGAGCTACGTGCCTGCTGTGAGGCGGCATTCTACGGAATTCCGGAGGGGTGTCAACATCTTTTTTGCAGCTAACCCTATGAATATGCGAATTTTTTATTTGCACGGGGCACGCCTGTGGATTTCGGGTGGCTGGCAGGCAATTTTCAACTCAGGTAGGATCGGCGCACTCGTAAAAAATATAAAACAGAGGTTCCAGGATGGCGAACACCCCTTATCCCCAGTCGTATTACGCCGCTTCCGCGAATGCCGCTCCACCTCGCCCGGTGCTGCAAGGCGAGGTTGAAACCGATGTGTGCGTGATCGGCGCCGGATATACCGGCCTCTCCAGCGCGCTGTTCCTGCTGGAGAACGGTTTTCGCGTGACGGTGCTGGAGGCCGCCAAGGTGGGGTTTGGCGCCTCGGGCCGCAACGGCGGGCAGATCGTCAACAGCTACAGCCGTGATATCGATGTAATCGAGCGCAGTGTCGGGCCTCATCAGGCGCAATTGTTGGGGCAGATGGCATTTGAAGGCGGCCGGATCATTCGCGAGCGAGTGGCCAAGTATCAGATCCAGTGCGACTTGAAGGACGGCGGTGTATTCGCTGCCCTCAACAGCAAGCACATGGGCCACCTGGAGTCGCAGAAACGCCTGTGGGAACGCTACGGCCATACGCAGTTGGAGTTGCTGGACGAGCGCCGTATTCGCGAGGTGGTTGCCTGCGACAACTACGTCGGCGGCTTGCTGGATATGAGCGGCGGGCACATTCACCCGCTCAACCTGGCGCTCGGCGAAGCGGCAGCCGTGGAATCCCTGGGCGGTACGATCTATGAGCAATCGGCGGCTGTGCGTATCGAGCGCGGCGCCAACCCGGTGGTGCACACTGCCGAAGGCCGGGTCAGGGCCAAGTTCATCATCGTCGCGGGCAATGCGTACCTGGGCAACCTGGTGCCAGAGTTGGCGGCCAAGTCGATGCCCTGCGGCACGCAAGTGATCACGACGGCGCCCCTGGGCGATGAGCTGGCGAAGACACTGCTGCCGCAGGATTACTGCGTCGAAGACTGTAATTACCTGCTCGACTACTACCGCCTCACCCGCGACAAGCGCCTGATCTTCGGCGGTGGCGTGGTGTACGGCGCGCGCGACCCGGCGAACATCGAGGCGATCATCCGCCCGAAGATGCTCAAGGCCTTCCCGCAGCTCAAGGACGTGAAGATTGACTACGCGTGGACTGGCAATTTTCTGCTGACCCTGTCGCGCTTGCCGCAAGTGGGTCGCCTGGGCGACAACATCTACTACTCGCAAGGCTGCAGTGGCCATGGCGTAACGTATACGCACTTGGCAGGCAAGGTACTGGCCGAGGCGCTCAGAGGGCAGGCGGAACGTTTTGATGCATTTGCCGACCTGCCGCACTACCCGTTCCCGGGCGGGCAAATGCTGCGTACGCCGTTTGCAGCGCTGGGCGCCTGGTATTACGGGTTGCGGGATAAGCTCGGATTCTGATTGGGGAAGGGCTTGCCTGCGATGCCGATACGCGAACTCATCGTGAGACAGCGTCGATGCCATCGCAGGCAAGCCAGCTCCCACATTGACCGCGCCTGACTTGACGCCAAACCGCAGACACAAAAAACCCCGGTCTTTCGACCAGGGTGTTTGCTATCGGATCAAAGTAGCCAGTGGCTTTCTTTGTGCTTCAAGGCGTTCAGTGGGCCTTGAGGCAGATATGGCGCAGCGGACGGGACTCGAACCCGCGACCCCCGGCGTGACAGGCCGGTATTCTAACCGACTGAACTACCGCTGCGTATCGCTTGACCAGTTGAGCGTAAACCCTCAACCGTCTTTAACATCTGATTGATCAGCCTTGGCTGTTCAATCTCAAGCCCGATAAATCGAACCTGGAAATATGGCGCAGCGGACGGGACTCGAACCCGCGACCCCCGGCGTGACAGGCCGGTATTCTAACCGACTGAACTACCGCTGCGCGTCGGTGCAACCTTTAACGTTGCGTCTTGCCCTGAGGCAAAACTCTCAAGAAGTGGTGGGTGATGACGGGATCGAACCGCCGACCCTCTGCTTGTAAGGCAGATGCTCTCCCAGCTGAGCTAATCACCCTTTGCTTCGTTGAGGCCGCGAAATTTACGCAGGTAGCGGACCTAAGTCAATAGCCCGCTTGAAGTTTTTCTGAAAAAGACAAAATTGCTTCAACAGCGCTACCTGCCCTACTCGCTGTAAATCATCTTCTTGCTCATGCCGCCGTCCACGACAAACTCCTGCCCGGTGACAAACCCCGCCTGGCGCGACAGCAGCCACGCCACCATCGCCGCCACGTCCTCCACGGTACCTACCCTGCCTGCCGGATGCTGAGCGTGGTCGGTATCGCTCAACGGCTCGGCGCGACGGGCCGCAGGATCACGTGCGTCGATCCAGCCAGGGCTGACCGCATTGACCCGCACCTCAGGCCCAAGGCTCATCGCCAAGGCATGCGTCAACGCCAGCAAACCCCCTTTGCTCGCCGCATAGGCTTCGGTGTCCGGCTCCGACTGGCGCGCCCGGGTCGACGCCAGGTTGACGATGGCGCCACCATGGGCACGCAGGTACGGCGCACAGTGCTTGGCCAATAACATCGGCCCGCTGAGATTCACCGCCATGACCCGGTTCCAGTAGGCCAGGTCCAGGCTTTCCAGGGTGATGTTGTGCGGGTCGGCCACCGCCGCATTGCACACCAATGCGTCGAGGCGGCCAAACTGCCCCAATACCTCGGCGACACCTTGAGCCACTTGCTTCTCGTCGGCCACGTCCATGGTGATGAACCAGGCGTTTTCGCCCAGCACCTTAGACACCTTGGCGCCGCGCTCGCGGTCCAGGTCGGTCAACACCACCTGCCAGCCTTCGCTGATCAGCCAAGCAGCAATCCCGAGGCCAATGCCGCGCGCCGCGCCGGTGACCAGCGCGACACGCCCGTTACTGGCTGCCGCAGCTTCCATGGACCACTCGATCACAAGGCCGCCAGCCCGCGAGCCAGGTCAGCCTGCAAGTCAGCCACGTCTTCCAGCCCCACTGCAACGCGGATCAGGCTGTCACGGATACCCGCCGCCTCACGCTCCTGAGGCGCCAGGCGCCCGTGGGAGGTGGTGCTCGGGTGGGTAATGGTGGTCTTGCTGTCACCCAGGTTGGCGGTGATGGAGATCAGGCGCGTCGCATCGATAAAGCGCCAGGCGCCCTCTTTGCCGCCCTTCACTTCGAAGCTCACCACGGCACCGAAACCACGTTGCTGGCGCTGGGCCAATGCGTGTTGCGGGTGGCTCTTGAGGCCGGCGTAGTGCACCTTCTCGATACCGTCCTGCTGCTCCAGCCACTCGGCCAGGGCCTGGGCGTTGGCGCAATGGGCTTTCATGCGCAGGCTGAGGGTTTCCAGGCCCTTGAGGAAGATCCAGGCATTGAATGGGCTCAAGGTCGGGCCAGCCGTGCGCAGGAAGCCAACGACTTCTTTCATCTGCTCGCTGCGACCCGCGACCACACCGCCCATGCAGCGACCCTGGCCGTCGATGAACTTGGTGGCCGAGTGCACGACGATGTCCGCGCCGAGCTTCAACGGCTGTTGCAGCGCCGGGGTGCAGAAGCAGTTGTCGACCACCAGCATCGTGCCCTTGGCGTGGGCCACTTCGGCCAATGCGGCGATATCCACCAGCTCGGCCAACGGGTTGGACGGCGACTCGACGAACAGCAACCGGGTGTTGGCCTTGATCGCCGCATCCCAACCGGACAGGTCCGCAAGCGGCACGTAGTCCACTTCAATGCCAAAGCGCTTGAAGTACTTCTCGAACAGGCTGATGGTCGAGCCGAACACGCTGCGCGACACCAGTACGTGGTCGCCGGCGCTGCACAGGCTCATCACCACCGCCAGGATGGCCGCCATGCCAGTCGCCGTAGCGACCGCCTGCTCGGCACCTTCCAGCGCCGCGATGCGCTCCTCGAACGCGCGCACGGTCGGGTTGGTGTAGCGCGAATAGACGTTGCCCGGCACTTCCCCCGCAAAGCGCGCAGCCGCATCGGCGGCCGTGCGGAACACATAGCTGGAGGTGAAGAACATCGGGTCACCGTGCTCACCTTCCGGGGTACGGTGCTGGCCGGCGCGCACGGCCAGGGTATCGAAAGCTACGCCATCGAGGTCGCTGTCCAACCGACCGGCATCCCATTCCTGACTCATGCTGCCCTCCTTACTCGATTCTTTATTTAAGATACAAAACCGGCCCCTCAGGGCCGGTTGTCACTCAGTTGTTATACAGATCGATGATCGCACTGACCGCCTGGGTCTTGATCTTCGACGAGTCGTTGCGCGCCTGTTCGATCTTGTTCAGGTAAGCCTCGTCGACGTCACCGGTCACGTACTTGCCGTCGAACACGGCGCAGTCGAACTGGTCGATCTTGATCTTGCCACCGCCGACCGCCTCGATGAGGTCCGGCAGGTCCTGGTAGATCAGCCAATCAGCGCCGATCAGGTCGGCAACGTCCTGGGTCGAGCGGTTGTGAGCGATCAGCTCGTGGGCGCTCGGCATGTCGATACCGTACACGTTCGGGTAACGCACCGCAGGCGCCGCGGAACAGAAATACACGTTCTTCGCACCGGCTTCGCGAGCCATCTGGATAATCTGCTTGCAAGTGGTGCCGCGTACGATGGAGTCGTCCACCAGCATCACGTTCTTGCCGCGAAATTCCAGCTCGATGGCGTTGAGCTTCTGGCGCACCGATTTCTTGCGTGCAGCCTGGCCCGGCATGATGAAGGTACGCCCGATGTAGCGGTTCTTCACGAAGCCTTCGCGGAACTTGACGCCCAGGTGGTTGGCAAGCTCCAGTGCGGCGGTACGGCTGGTGTCGGGAATCGGGATCACGACGTCGATATCGTGCTCGGGACGCTCGCGCAGGATCTTGTCGGCCAGCTTTTCACCCATGCGCAGGCGCGCCTTGTACACCGAAACACCGTCGATGATCGAATCCGGACGCGCCAGGTAGACGTGTTCGAAGATGCACGGGGTGAGTTTCGGCGCCACGGCGCACTGACGAGTGTGCAGCTTGCCGTCTTCGGTGATGTACACCGCTTCGCCCGGCGCGAGGTCGCGGATCAGGGTAAAGCCCAGCACGTCCAGGGACACGCTTTCGGAAGCGATCATGTACTCGACGCCTTCGTCGGTATGACGCTGGCCGAACACGATCGGGCGAATGCCGTGCGGGTCACGGAAGCCGACGATGCCATAACCGGTGATCATGGCCACCACCGCGTAACCACCGACGCAGCGGTTGTGCACGTCGGTGACGGCGGCGAACACGTCTTCTTCGGTCGGCTGCAGCTTGCCGCGCTGGGCCAGCTCATGGGCGAACACGTTGAGCAGCACTTCCGAGTCGGAGTTGGTGTTGACGTGGCGCAGGTCGGACTCGTAAATCTCCTTGGCCAGCTGTTCAACGTTGGTCAGGTTGCCGTTGTGCGCCAGGGTAATGCCATAAGGCGAGTTGACGTAAAACGGTTGAGCTTCGGCCGACGTCGAGCTACCGGCAGTCGGGTAGCGCACATGGCCAATGCCCATGTGACCCACGAGGCGCTGCATGTGACGTTGGTGGAACACGTCACGTACCAGCCCGTTGTCCTTGCGCAGGAATAACCGGCCGTCGTGGCTGGTCACAATACCGGCAGCGTCCTGGCCGCGGTGCTGGAGGACGGTTAGCGCGTCATACAGCGCCTGATTGACGTTCGACTTACCGACGATACCGACGATGCCACACATGCGACGCAACCCCTACTTAATGAATCTTGACTGAACACAGCTTACTGAGGCGTTTTGGCCGGCAAGAGGTGTTCCTTGAACGGAAGATCAGCGGGTACGCTGATTCCGCTGGCCAGCCACTGACTGCTCCACCCCAGAATGAGGTTCTTGGACCAATCTGCAACCAATAGAAATTTTGGCACGAGTACCGACTCTTGCCACCATGCATCCTGCTGTACCGGCCCCAGGCTCAACAGCCCGACCGCCACGACCACCAGCAACGCGCCACGCGCGGCGCCGAAGACCATGCCGAGGAATCGATCGGTCCCGGAAAGGCCGGTGACACGTATCAACTCGCCAATAAGATAATTGACCATTGCCCCCACCAGCAGCGTGGCGATGAACATGATGGCGCAGCCCGCAATGACGCGGGCCGAAGGTGTCTCGATGTATCCGGCCAGGTAGACCGACAATGAACCGCCAAACATCCAGGCTACGACTCCTGCGATGATCCAGGTCAGCAACGACAATGCTTCTTTTACGAAGCCGCGGCTTAGACTGATCAAAGCGGAGATGGCGACGATTGCAACAATCGCCCAATCAACCCAGGTAAATGGCACGTTTGAGCCTACGGACAGATAAGGCGGCGCATTTTAGCAGAGCGTCGGGCTATCGGTAAGCGGTGATTGAGGGTGCTTTGCAAATCAATAGTTTGGGGTGAGCCCAACTTAATTCAACCCCCAAACCAATGTGGGAGCTGGCTTGCCTGCGATGAGGGCGGCACATTCGACATCACTGTCGACTGAACCACCGCCATCGCAGGCAAGCCAGCTCCCACATTTGGCCTGCATTTCAAGTTGGAACCGTTACAGTATTAACCGCGCTCCGGCTGGAAACGCGTCACGAAACCCTTGAGGTTCTGCTGGCGATCGAGCAAGTCGCGCAGGCGATCCGCTTCGGCACGCTCGATCAGCGGCCCGATAAACACGCGGTTCTTGCCGTCGGCGCTACGGATATAGGCGTTATAGCCCTGGCTACGCAGCTTCTTCTGCAATGCGTCGGCGCCTTCGCGATTACCCAGGCTGGCCACCTGAATCGACCAACTGATCGGCAAGCCATTTGGGTCGATGCGGCTCTGGCCCACGTCCGGCTTGCCCGGTGCAGCAGGTTGCGGCGCTACCGGCTTGGGCGCCGGCGCTGGCGCGGCAGGCTTGACCGCTACGGTCGGTGCCGGCGCCGGCTTGACCACCGGCACGCTTGGCTGCACCGGCATCGACGGCGCCGGCTGAGCGGCCACTTCGTCATCGCTCGGCACAGGTTGTTCTTCCGGCAACGCCTGCGGCTCAGGCACCACCACCGGCTCAACCTGCACCTGGGGCACCGCAGGCGCTTGTGGAGCGGCCGGGGCCTCGACTACGACCTGGCGCTCTTCATCCTGGCGAGAGAACAGCATCGGCAGAAAAATCACTGCCAACGCCACCAGAACCAGGGCTCCGACCATTCGCTGCTTGTATGCGCTATCCAGTAATGCCATGTGCAGCTTCCTCCGTGGAGCGCCGGGCCAACCACTCGAGCGCCTCGGCAACACAATAAAATGACCCGAACAATAGAACTTCATCGTCGGGGGTGGCAACCGCGCACTGCGCCTGGAGGGCATCGATCACGCTTGCATACGACGTCACGGGTGCGCCAAGGTTCTGCAAGACCAGCAGCAGTTCGGCGGCAGGACGGCTGCGCGGTGTATCCAGCGGCGCTACGGCCCACGCCTGGACATGGTCCAGCAATGGCGCAACCACACCGTCCAGGTCCTTGTCGGCCAGCAGACCGAATACGGCAAGGCGACGACCGACCGGCGGCGTGTGCGACAAGCGTTGCGCCAGGTACTCGGCCGCGTGGGGGTTATGCCCTACGTCGAGCATCAGGGTAAGACGCTTGCCCTGCCATTCGACCTCGCGACGGTCCAAACGCCCTGCCACGCGCGTTGCCAGCAGGGTGGCAGCAATCTGCTCAGCGCTCCACGGCAGATCCAGCAGCAGATACGCCTG
Above is a genomic segment from Pseudomonas azadiae containing:
- a CDS encoding SDR family oxidoreductase, giving the protein MEAAAASNGRVALVTGAARGIGLGIAAWLISEGWQVVLTDLDRERGAKVSKVLGENAWFITMDVADEKQVAQGVAEVLGQFGRLDALVCNAAVADPHNITLESLDLAYWNRVMAVNLSGPMLLAKHCAPYLRAHGGAIVNLASTRARQSEPDTEAYAASKGGLLALTHALAMSLGPEVRVNAVSPGWIDARDPAARRAEPLSDTDHAQHPAGRVGTVEDVAAMVAWLLSRQAGFVTGQEFVVDGGMSKKMIYSE
- a CDS encoding O-succinylhomoserine sulfhydrylase, which translates into the protein MSQEWDAGRLDSDLDGVAFDTLAVRAGQHRTPEGEHGDPMFFTSSYVFRTAADAAARFAGEVPGNVYSRYTNPTVRAFEERIAALEGAEQAVATATGMAAILAVVMSLCSAGDHVLVSRSVFGSTISLFEKYFKRFGIEVDYVPLADLSGWDAAIKANTRLLFVESPSNPLAELVDIAALAEVAHAKGTMLVVDNCFCTPALQQPLKLGADIVVHSATKFIDGQGRCMGGVVAGRSEQMKEVVGFLRTAGPTLSPFNAWIFLKGLETLSLRMKAHCANAQALAEWLEQQDGIEKVHYAGLKSHPQHALAQRQQRGFGAVVSFEVKGGKEGAWRFIDATRLISITANLGDSKTTITHPSTTSHGRLAPQEREAAGIRDSLIRVAVGLEDVADLQADLARGLAAL
- the purF gene encoding amidophosphoribosyltransferase; this encodes MCGIVGIVGKSNVNQALYDALTVLQHRGQDAAGIVTSHDGRLFLRKDNGLVRDVFHQRHMQRLVGHMGIGHVRYPTAGSSTSAEAQPFYVNSPYGITLAHNGNLTNVEQLAKEIYESDLRHVNTNSDSEVLLNVFAHELAQRGKLQPTEEDVFAAVTDVHNRCVGGYAVVAMITGYGIVGFRDPHGIRPIVFGQRHTDEGVEYMIASESVSLDVLGFTLIRDLAPGEAVYITEDGKLHTRQCAVAPKLTPCIFEHVYLARPDSIIDGVSVYKARLRMGEKLADKILRERPEHDIDVVIPIPDTSRTAALELANHLGVKFREGFVKNRYIGRTFIMPGQAARKKSVRQKLNAIELEFRGKNVMLVDDSIVRGTTCKQIIQMAREAGAKNVYFCSAAPAVRYPNVYGIDMPSAHELIAHNRSTQDVADLIGADWLIYQDLPDLIEAVGGGKIKIDQFDCAVFDGKYVTGDVDEAYLNKIEQARNDSSKIKTQAVSAIIDLYNN
- a CDS encoding CvpA family protein, whose translation is MPFTWVDWAIVAIVAISALISLSRGFVKEALSLLTWIIAGVVAWMFGGSLSVYLAGYIETPSARVIAGCAIMFIATLLVGAMVNYLIGELIRVTGLSGTDRFLGMVFGAARGALLVVVAVGLLSLGPVQQDAWWQESVLVPKFLLVADWSKNLILGWSSQWLASGISVPADLPFKEHLLPAKTPQ
- a CDS encoding SPOR domain-containing protein, with the translated sequence MALLDSAYKQRMVGALVLVALAVIFLPMLFSRQDEERQVVVEAPAAPQAPAVPQVQVEPVVVPEPQALPEEQPVPSDDEVAAQPAPSMPVQPSVPVVKPAPAPTVAVKPAAPAPAPKPVAPQPAAPGKPDVGQSRIDPNGLPISWSIQVASLGNREGADALQKKLRSQGYNAYIRSADGKNRVFIGPLIERAEADRLRDLLDRQQNLKGFVTRFQPERG